In Notamacropus eugenii isolate mMacEug1 chromosome 1, mMacEug1.pri_v2, whole genome shotgun sequence, one genomic interval encodes:
- the SCGB2B2 gene encoding secretoglobin family 2B member 2 — MKFLILFSTILLTLTQNNLLVDACLPIYKLLADININNRLPLTAFLTNFRADNTTQEGFYQLHECFSALTLSDKLRHTALETKIALSPQCTNN; from the exons ATGaagtttctcattctcttttcaacCATCCTTCTGACTCTGACCCAGAACAACCTGCTTG TCGATGCTTGCCTGCCTATTTATAAGTTGCTTGCGGATATCAACATCAACAACCGCCTGCCATTGACTGCTTTCCTCACGAATTTCAGAGCTGATAACAccactcaagaaggattttatcAACTCCACGAATGTTTTTCAGCCCTCACATTGAGTGACAAGCTGAGGCACACAGCACTTGAG aCTAAAATAGCACTCAGCCCACAATGCACAAACAACTAG